The following nucleotide sequence is from Dromaius novaehollandiae isolate bDroNov1 chromosome Z, bDroNov1.hap1, whole genome shotgun sequence.
ATTGGATTAGACACATTCTCTTACAAGGTCTTTAATGTTGATTAAAGTAATACCTTGCCCCATTTTTGTCCatcttgtttaaaaagcaaattcgCGGTATCTGATGCTTGTCTGCTTGTCTCCACACCGTCAGAGTTTGGgcctaaagcaaaagaaaaacattagtgCTGACAGTTGAACCACAGACTCTCTAATATGAGATATCACGTTTCTTGTTAAACAACGCAACTAACGCGGATCAGCAGTTCTCTCATCCTTTCTATGCGGCAAAGGACACACTGTGAAACATTGTGCTTTCAAAACATGTAACTTTTCTCCAGAACTACTTGAGCATCTCATGTTACAAACTCAAATTGCAGCCTGCCTCCACCTTTTCTGCAAGATGTCCCAAAGGATGCATTAAACACACACTAGTGGGGAGGGTGAAATTCTGGctgaaaaatgattcattttttaCATGAAATCTGATAATAAGAAGGAAACAGACTTCATTTCTTTCCATTGGTGGAGCTAGCCAGAAGTATTCATCTCAATCTaaatttgggggaaggaggggaaacaccccccacacacacacccctggcTCCTAAGGGGGAGCCTTAATGGGAACGCCACTTATTTGCCCCTTATTACCATGGAAATTTCTGTACCCCACAGGACTTAAAATTAAATGCTCAGCTTCTGAGCTCAGGCAAATTTTGCTCAAAGCATGAAGAGAGGTAATGCAGAGCAACCTCCCTATAACGttgttatttcagtcttttttaagTCATTACACATAAGAAATTCTACCAGTCATTTTTACCTCAACACCAGCTGAAGCATCAAACACAGCTACTGCTCCATCCAGGACTCTCAAGCAACGCTCAACTTCCACTGTAAAGTCGACATGACctgaaaaacaattttcattttgcaCTGCCATAATTCAAAGAGGCAACATCAACAGGTCATTATATTTTTTTACCATGCCAAAAAAACCCTCCGTCTTCACTTTCAGAGAAATACACTCAGCAGTCATTGAAACACACAGGATAGTTACATTGCAATCCCAGAACTGAAAGCAATTTAGCACGGAAATATCTGAGAAACAAGCTTGCCTTAGGCACCAGCAAACAATTAGTCAAAGGTGAACAGAGCTCAGTATAAACTTATCTACTGCAACAATTCAACTGACTAAATATCATACCATATTTTAAACCCAAAAGCTAAGTTCTATGACACCCCACCTCATCTACTCTCTCCTAATAACAAGAGTACTCCTAAAATGCAGTACCTGGGGTGTCAATCAGATTGATTCTATAGTCTTTCCAGTCAAAAGTAACAGCAGCAGACTGAATGGTAATACCACGTTCCCGCTCTTGTACCATGAAATCTGTCACTGTATCCCCATCATCAACATCTGTGAACAGCAATTAGGAAAACAgttcagtaaataaataattcaaaagaTGAAGTTGTATTAGAATAAAGATGGTAGGGGAGATTTGGAAATACTGTTCCTTTTGTGTATGTACAAGCTATGAAAACTATCACTTATTCAGAGAAAGACAGTATCAGGCAATTTATCTAGACTCCATTTCTTGAAAAGAAATGCTCCATAAACAAAGACAAGCACTTCCAagaactttttttgttctttttaattaaagtaacaTTGTGagaaacttaaaaattaaaacccaAAGTTCTGAACAacctacactgttaaaaaaatccTAGCTGCACTTATTGTATGCAAtctgacattttaaaagttaataaCTACAAGTTAATTAAGTTAAATTAAAActaaagttaagttaaagttaagtaagagtctttttttccccttaatagAAAGGGAAGCAGTCCCACATTTCCAAACAAGTAGGCCACCAAGTTCAACCACCTCGAAGGCCCAATGTCTTCTAACATTCCCACTTGCAGTAGAGAACAGGGAGTTCAACTTATAAGGTCAAAAGGTAGCAGATATGGAGACTGCTGTGACTGCTGCTTTCAATCTTGAGTCTATTTTGATACTGAACTCTTTCAAGTGCTGGAGAGACTGCAGAGGAACTAAATTGTATAATTTTCCCCATGACAATAATTACATGCTACAGTCCACCTCCGTCTCACTCACTCTGATGGAGTTTGCAAAGATCTGTGAAAGTTGTTTTAGCAAGGAATTCTTCCCTGTGttacagctttcaaaataaattgtcACTTTCTATTAATCTGGtttctttacatttcaaaaggaaacaggaaaaagagtTTTGCCAGAATAGCCAATGAACAATACATAAAAGCAGGAGAACCTCTAACTAAGAGTTCAACAAATCATAATACATTAAAATTCAACAAAAAAAGTTAatctgttgtctctcaaggtacAACTGCCTGAGAGTACAGTGGAAAGTGCATTATACTTTCATTATGGTGCAGCACAACTTTTGAAACATCAGGCCTCTATGCAAAATATTCTAACAGCTGCCTCTAACTACATTGTGTGTTATTGTATATTACAGTTAAATCTCTCAAAGCTACTGGAATAGAGAAAGTAGTTCTAACCTCCAAGTGATCTTATGTATCCAGAATAATACAGCATTCTCTCTGTTGTTGTAGTTTTCCCTGCATCAATGTGCGCCATGATGCCAATGTTACGGATTCTGcataaagcaaaaacatttccTTTACTGTGGTAACTTTTCATTCAGCGATGTTGTTATCTGAACAAACCATTCATATTCACTAAGAACAGGACATCAGATGAGTAAGATTTTTTCTCTGCTACATAGCTGATATAGTTTATGTTTGATACTGAAGGACAGTAGTATTGAAACAGTGGATTTTCTCTAAATTGGTAATATTCAGACTTTTCGAACAGGCTTCCATACTTCACTTCTGTAGTAGTTTGGCCTCATTCTGCACCCAGCTGCCCTCTCCACACACAGAAATAGCCCCTCCATCCTCTGTTCTGTCTCAACGATGACTGCAACAATCTATTGTGCACACCCCCTTTTGCACCCCTAACCTAACACGCAAGCCCCCATGGAGCTGTCCCTAATTCTGTTCAGCCCAGTCTCATTTTACCAAGTACCTTGCCGAGAGACTCCCAGCATTGCTTTACTGGCTCTGCATATCATCAGCAAAGGCCCTGTCATCAGTCCCCACACTCACCGTTAATCCCAGCCTAATTAGATTACAGGATAGAGGCGGTCTTCCAAGGGAACTTCATCCCCACACCCTTCTTCTGACAGCTCAGCCCCTAACCACCTTGCCCTCGATGTTCAGACCCTCATCTAacaaggctgagctctcccaggaaAAAGAAGTACAGCTTTGCCCATCGTGATGCTCTGGTTGCCAAGACACTTCCTTCCCCCCCAACTCAGCTCTCAGTGACTGCGGTGGATTTTGATCTTCTCTCTAAGAGGGCAATTCTGGTTCTGATGATGTAACGGAAGAGTCCCATTTTACAAGTCTGAGACAACTCCAACGTTAACAACTGCTCTGTATTGAAATGTCAGAAAGGAAGAAGTAAGGAAATACTAACTGTAATCTAAAACAGACAATGTGCTCTGCAATAACCCGTGACATTTTGCCAGATCAATTACCTTGACTGCCTGTTACATAGAGAAAATAAGTTAGCATTATTTACCTGGATATATGAGGGTTAATGATAGAACGTAGAGACTTAACatctcctggaaaaaaagaacaaaacaaagataaaataaagaTTTGCCAGACTAACCTCAATgtaaaaatgacacattttaacaaaattaaatatatttaagaataCTAGAAAGCCTGTCTGAAGAAAGATTCAGATAGAGCCACAATTCATAACAGTCCCTAATCCCTATAACCTCAAACTTCTGAGACACGCGCTGGATTTTCAACaagtctcaaagaaaaaaaaaaaaaagggagagagagagaagctcttCAAAGAGGTGTAATTTAGAAACAGTAGGATAAAGTCAACAAAGAAAAGTATCCTCAGCATAGCCACATCTTAACTCTGCAAAAGTGATACCAAATACATGCCATAGTTCAAGACAATTGTGATGCTGAAACTCATCTGAACTAGGTATTAAACAACAAATTTCAAAAGTTATTTCTCCTTTAAATACTAAGGATAGACCGCATGTTTCTTGGGAAGATGTAAACTGACTTAGGTTAAGGGGTGTAAGagttttaaattcatattttattgaAAGACATTTCCTCTCCCTCACACTAtttaactggaaaataaattgcCAAGCTAAATGCTTATGAAACTAATCTGTAATTCAGTTACTTAAATAAGccatttaaattctgtttaagcTACTGACTTTTCTAATacgtttttctgtttaaatttttctttgatAACGCCAGACAAAATTCAACAATATTTAAACTAACATTCCTTCACCATCTTCAAATCATCCTTTTTAATCACAGGTAACATTACGGAGATATCTTATAGGTTAACATCGTAGTGGTGAGAAAGGCTGGTCTTATAAGCAGCAAGGTGGCAGGCTGGAAATTCACCAAAAAAAGCTCCAAATAAAAACTCCAActaacactgctttttttctccagtttctaaaataaatcaACTGTCATGAGTATTTTTGAGACTTCCTGCTTCTTTAAGTCATGGTATCTTCTTGTGTACAGAACAAACCTTCACATGACACACTGAGGTACTCAGCACAGCAAAACTGGGAATCAATATGGCACGCAGGGCCATTGcatagaaaaatacataaaaacagtAACCTATTGCAACACAGACTACAGTGCCACTAGGAACTTAGAAAAGGAAATCATCTTCTCAGATGCATGATTGCAGATTAAGACTTCTGCCACCATACGCAGCACTGAATCGATAAACATGGAATTGGCTACCCACCTATGATCAGTATCTTCTTGCTGTCTCCCTCTTCATCAAAATCATTGTGAAAAAAACTGGTCCTGACTTCCAATGCTATCTTATTAATTGATTTCCACTGAATAGCAATGAAGCTACTCAGAAAACAATAACAATCCCTTTTGAttgaaattttgttttccagGTATCTTTTTCCTCTAATTCTCATTAATTCTGACTGTGTAAAGAAGATTCACTAATTATAACTTCAAGCTTCATTCTCTTTAATCAGAAATTCCTGTCTTTCTGCCTTGTCCAACATGCTGGCTATCATCAGTTACTTGATCACAAATTAATGCTTCAGGCAATCAGGCAGAAGTTCCTGCACACTTGACAGCTGACCTGATTTCTTATCTatctaattattttgtttttcatttcctaaAGGCTTCAAACCATATGTCTGCTGAGAAAAAGGCAGCTATACAGAACACATCTTTTCAGTCCCTGAACATTTTATCTGCTTTGTTTGTGCTTTATACATCAAACTCTATAAAAAATGACCAAAAGAATGTAATGAAACACAGTATAGGAAATGTTCTTTCTAATTTTTAGAGCAATTACTATTACTAGGCCATAAATCAAATtcagtaaaacaagaaaataatttaaaacttgTACCTGGTAGGGAACTGTGGTTTCTCTGACTACAGCTCCATTGTGTCAGACTTCCTGTGACTCTCATATTTTGCTTCCAGAAATGCATACACTTAACaggaaaatatcacagaaaaaagtTATTATTATAAATGATTACTTTGTagatatattttttccagttggAGAAAAGCAGATACAAATGAAATCTGCAGAAGCAGAAGTGTTGTTTGGTGTTTACATAAACTCAAATTACCACCTATCTGGAAACAGGAGCACGAAGACAGTAGCACCAAGATTCAAACCAAGTCCAACTCCAATAATACTTGTGAAGTCTAGTAGAAGTCTATGACTATATCAATGTAACTAGTCAAGAGCTACAATATTTTAACACACCTAAGTATTTGTTTAAATtacataaatttaaaatgaaaaatgctaagtAATCAAAATCACAGGTAACCGAAGAAGTTCACAGAAACATTACAAATACAGTTTCCACACTCTGACTTACATGAAGCCTGAGTATAACaggaaataaattatatattttattcagATAATCTGTTTAATTTGAAGTCAAGACAAAAAATATGTTTATTCAGAGTAAATGAAGTATAGCTTTTGCTCACAGAGAGAGTATCAAAATTTGGGAAAAAGTTTACCTCACTGCACAAACTTGATGACTTCAACACATGCACTGAAAAATTCCTTCTAATACTCAACATCGTGGCTCCCATTTCGAAAGATGGTCCCTGCGGAGATAAGTAAACATAGCATAAAACGCTTATGATAGAAAGCAGGTAAGTGCACTACTTCCACATAAAACAATCAAGAAACTTACTAGTTTTTTGTGTTAGTCAGATTATTCTTTTTCACGTTATCGTTTTGCAAGTTAAATCCATGTCAGACCCATAAAAGTAATGGTATTAGGCCCTAAAAATGCAGCATAACCATATGCCTACATGCACTAACACATTTGTCAAAGAAGGTTACAACTAGTAAAGCAGAAGAATTAGCAGCACAGTCCATACTCACGCTCAGATAAAGCCCTGGCTGTAAATAAGTGAACCGCACGCAGCTCCTCTAGCCtcggaggtggtggtggtggtggtggtggtgtgtgggggggtgttctGGGTACGGCAACCAAACACGACAAGTTTTTAAGCGTCTCCGAGGCTGCTGCGACACAACATCGAAGGGCAGAAGTTTAAACCACGCCTCGCCGACTGCTGCCCACGCCAGGGGCGCAGCCAACGACGTGCGTTTCGCGGTGACTTTAGCAAGGAAAAAGCCGCCTCAGCTGCGCCCCGCTCCCACCTCGCCGCCAAACACCCACTTTCTCCCGCCGTCCCAGGGCGCCGGTTCAGCGGCGGGGCCCCGCAGACCCGCCCCGCTCGCCTCCCGCTCCGTCgctcgcggcccccccggcgctgccggacGCGGCGGCCCCAGCGCGCGGCAGCGAGCTGCACTCCCAGAGCGCTCTGCGCCGGCGCACCAGgactctcttcctttcccttccggCCGGCCCCCGCCCGCTCATCGCCCCGAGTTCCGGCTCTCTGCCCCGGCCGGACCAGAACAGGGCGGCCAAAAGCGCCGCGCTGCCTTTCCGTCCGTACCTCCCCCCCTTCCCGGTGGCACAGAGGCGGGCGCGGAGCCCTCAGCGGGTGCAGGCAGCTGCCTCTCCTACAGGCGGAACCAAAGCGTCCGGAGGGAGCGTTCCCAGCCGGGGCCGCTTCTCAGCGGGACCACCCCTTCCGCTGCGCTTCAGCGAGCGAGGCGGCTGCTCAGCGCCGCCGTTGAGCGCGAGGGGCGGCTGCCGCCATGGTGAGGGGAGAGGGCgcgggggagggagagggggggtcggggggtctgagggcgggcgggcgggcgggcggggggagcggagcggggcgctgaggggggcggcggcggcggccgggcccgggcggcggccgtTACCTGCTGACGGCGCTGGCTGCTCGCCCCCAGCCGCAAAACGAGCACATCGAGCTGCACCGCAAGCGGCACGGGCGCCGCCTCGACTACcatgagaagaggaggaagaaggagggcCGTGAGGCTCACGAGCGGTCGAGGAAGGCCAAGAAAATGATAGGGCTGAAGGCCAAGCTCTACCACAAGCAGCGCCACGCTGAGAAGATACAAATGAAAAAGACGTGAGTATCTCCTGGCTCTGTGGGAGGGTCCGGTTCGGGTAAGGGAAGGATGAGAGTAGGTGTGAAGGCAGTTAGACCTAGCGCTTACTGGGGTGATACGTTATACTTTGAGTTACTGTTGCAGTTGTAGGAGAGAAGGCTTTATTGCCACAGTTAAGGTATTCctgtcttcctcttttctctctgggTGTTTCTGCCATTAGTAGTTAACGATAGTTCTGTTCTTACAAGCAATCGGTAAGATATGTGTTAACTAGCAGTAGTGATTATTAAAATGTAATCGTaacaaaaatacaaatgcattcATGTAGGGTTTTTACCTTCACTCCTATATTACTGTAAAAACATACCTCCTGTTAATAGAAAAAGTACAGTAACATACAGTGTATGGTTAAGCAGAACCAGGCTTGTCTTCCAGGATAAATTGCAATATCAAGCTTagataaagaaaagcatttttctcagaACTTTCTCTATTGTTCAggacttgaaaaaatatttacagcattCATTTATTGCTAATGAACTTAGTATCTATTACCACGTATTGTTTTTGTCGTTCTCCAAGTGTAGCCAGTTATTTCCTCAGCTACTTGTAAGGTATTGAGTTTGACTATAggttgggggggttgttttgggggttgtttCGTTTGTTTTGAAAACGGCCTCACAGGTAACAGAACATGACTACTTCAGTGCCTTTACAGACACACCAAACTCAAACTTAAGTGCTGCCATCAAGCCTCAAAAGAGtagcagaattttattttttttcagagaggaagGCTATTAACTCTTAAAGTGCTTGGCTGAGAGAGTTACACTGCTTGTTTTGAGCCATTCAAAAATTTCTTAGCAAGTATTATGTATTCCTGTCTTGATAGAAATTGTCAGGCTTCCAATGCACTCTGTATAGTCTATCAGAATTGTTATATTAAATGAGATCACCAGTTTCCCATGAAAAATACTTAGGATTAATCCTTCAAAATAAATGTGTACTACTTTAATTTGTTTACAAATATATCTCTTTAAAAGTAAGCTCTAAGTAGGCACAAGTTTAAGGTGAAAGGAGTTTTTCATCTCTCATCTAGAAAAGTACTTTTCTCTGCTCTCAATACTGAGTgggttttaaaaacatctttcttttctcgcagcattaaaatgcatgaaaagaggaatacaaaggaaaagaatgatGAAAAAACACCTAAAGGAGCCGTACCAGCATACCTGTTGGACAGAGAGGGCCAGTCCCGAGCTAAAGTTCTCTCTAACATGatcaaacagaagagaaaagaaaaagctgtaagtAACACTATTAATAAATTCAGATACTTACTGTTGCTTGTGATGATGACCACTTTGAATCGTTGATGCTCAGATGACTCACAGCCTGCAAGCAAAGTCTAAATATTGATATTGTATAAAACCTAAAACTTCAAATCGCTTAGCCATTTAGGACAAAATAAGCATATGTAGTATCTTATCATAAATTTAATCATTAACTAAACTGAGAAGCTGCAAGTTGTATAAGAGGTATGGTTTACAACTTTGCTTTagtgaaattgtattttattctttGTCCCCTTTCATTTACCAATGCTGCATGCATATAAGACTACTGggttttgttggggttttttttcctcctttcctcctttcctctagGGCAAATGGGAGGTTCCTGTGCCAAAAGTCCGTGCACAAGGAGAAACAGAAGTTTTGAAAGTGATCCgtacaggaaagagaaagaagaaggcCTGGAAGAGAATGGTTACAAAAGTTTGCTTTGTTGGAGATGGCTTTACTAGGAAACCTCCTAAATATGAACGATTCATTCGACCAATGGTAATGTTCTTGaggcttaaaatatttaagtaattcTGTTTACTGCTCTGAGTTCCAGTGTCAAGGAGACATTGTTTTATGATAACACAGTTGGTTAAACTATTGATTTAGAATATTCTTAATAGTATGTTTGAAGAAATCTAAACTTAGAATACCTTGGGGGTGGGCCCCTGCAGTCATCCCTCTGTCTACACTGAAATATCTCTACACTTATTGGCATCCTCTGAATTACAGGAGGAAGTTAAAGCTACCAGCTCCCAAATTAGCATGGGACAGTCTCTAATGGAAGCACTTTGACACAGCATATAAACTTTATGGCATCTCTCTTTTTCAAACTGCTGCGATTCTGTGTGTTGCAGAGGCCTGGgctctctgcttcctctctctctctggtttgttgatgagcagcagcacccagcttGAAGCACAGCAGTGCTAGTAGGCAGGGGAAGTGCTGCATCTCCAGCCCAGCCTTTTTTTATGTGCGTGTAAGAACAATTTGTGGGCTCTAGCTGCCTGGCAGCGCACAGAAGTTAGACTGTCCAGGACGGTGTAGTTTTACTATAAACAGCTGCTCCTGTTTCCTCACAGGAAAAGACGAAAGCAT
It contains:
- the LOC112987090 gene encoding ribosome biogenesis protein NSA2 homolog, which produces MPQNEHIELHRKRHGRRLDYHEKRRKKEGREAHERSRKAKKMIGLKAKLYHKQRHAEKIQMKKTIKMHEKRNTKEKNDEKTPKGAVPAYLLDREGQSRAKVLSNMIKQKRKEKAGKWEVPVPKVRAQGETEVLKVIRTGKRKKKAWKRMVTKVCFVGDGFTRKPPKYERFIRPMGLRFKKAHVTHPELKATFCLPILGVKKNPSSPLYTTLGVITKGTVIEVNVSELGLVTQGGKVIWGKYAQVTNNPENDGCINAVLLV